In Dromiciops gliroides isolate mDroGli1 chromosome 5, mDroGli1.pri, whole genome shotgun sequence, the following are encoded in one genomic region:
- the LOC122729465 gene encoding transient receptor potential cation channel subfamily V member 6-like isoform X2 has translation MGVPLPKELGLLPSLWGKICQYLQGRESWDRRLDELNLLQQKRIWESPLLLAAKENDVRALTKLLKFDVCDVHQRGALGETALHVAALYDSFEAAKLLIEVAPDLVTEPMTSELYEGQTALHIAIVNQNVNLVRTLLTRGASVSARATGMAFHQNPHNLIYFGEHPLSFAACVGNEEIVQLLIEFGADIRAQDSLGNTVLHILVFQPNKMFACQMYNTLLAYDEQSGHMKSLDLIPNHQGLTPFKLAGVEGNTVIFQHLLQKRKHVQWTYGPLTSTLYDLTEIDSWGDEQSLLELIVTTKKREARQILDLTPVKELVSLKWRRFGRPYFCVLGAIYVLYMICFTMCCAYRPLKPRNSNRTSLRDITVLQQKLLQESYVTREDSIRMVGELVSVIGAVAILLLEIPDIFRVGVARYFGQTILGGPFHAIIITYACMVLVTMVMRLTSTSGEVVPMSFALVLGWCNVMYFARGFQMLGPFTIMIQKMIFGDLLRFCWLMAVVILGFASAFYVIFQTEDPDELGHFFDYPMALFSTFELFLTIIDGPANYDVDLPFMYSITYAAFAIIATLLMLNLLIAMMGDTHWRVAHERDELWRAQVVATTVMLERKLPRCLWPRSGICGREYGLGDRWYLRVEDRQDPSRQRIHRYAHAFNPLMTDDLDKDSLSKLDLTPHCGHHRLGTPTPSISRSTTRSSANWERLRRGTLGVNLRGEINRGLEDEEGRVYQV, from the exons GATCTGGGAGTCTCCACTGCTCTTagctgccaaggagaatgacgtTCGAGCCCTGACCAAGCTCCTCAAGTTTGACGTCTGTGATGTACACCAGAGAG GGGCCCTGGGGGAGACAGCACTACATGTTGCCGCCCTCTATGACAGTTTTGAGGCAGCCAAGTTGTTGATAGAAGTTGCACCCGACCTGGTGACTGAACCCATGACTTCTGAGCTCTATGAAG GCCAGACAGCACTCCACATAGCGATAGTGAACCAGAATGTGAACTTGGTGCGGACTCTGCTGACCCGAGGTGCTAGCGTCTCTGCCCGAGCCACTGGGATGGCCTTTCACCAGAACCCCCACAACCTCATCTACTTTG gAGAGCACCCTTTGTCCTTTGCTGCCTGTGTGGGCAATGAAGAGATTGTTCAGCTACTTATTGAGTTTGGAGCTGACATCCGAGCCCAGGACTCCTTGG GAAATACGGTGCTTCACATCCTAGTATTCCAGCCCAACAAAATGTTTGCCTGCCAGATGTATAATACATTGCTAGCTTATGATGAGCAGAGTGGTCATATGAAGTCCCTAGACCTCATCCCTAATCACCAAGGCCTCACTCCCTTCAAGCTGGCTGGTGTCGAGGGGAACACTGTG ATATTCCAGCACCtgctacagaagaggaaacatgtCCAGTGGACATACGGACCATTGACCTCCACTCTCTATGACCTCACAGAGATTGACTCCTGGGGAGATGAGCAATCATTGCTTGAACTCATTGTCACAACCAAGAAGAGAGAG gCCCGTCAGATCCTGGACCTGACCCCTGTGAAGGAGCTGGTGAGCCTCAAGTGGAGGAGGTTTGGGAGACCATACTTTTGTGTTCTGGGTGCCATCTATGTTCTCTACATGATCTGCTTTACCATGTGCTGTGCCTACCGTCCCCTCAAGCCTCGGAACAGCAACCGCACCAGCCTACGGGACATTACTGTTCTCCAGCAGAAACTGCTGCAG GAGTCTTATGTGACCCGTGAGGACAGTATCCGAATGGTGGGGGAGCTGGTTTCTGTCATTGGGGCTGTGGCCATCCTACTTCTTGAG ATCCCAGACATCTTCAGGGTTGGGGTTGCTCGGTACTTTGGACAAACTATTCTTGGAGGGCCGTTTCATGCCATCAT CATCACCTATGCCTGCATGGTGCTAGTGACGATGGTGATGCGGCTCACCAGCACATCCGGGGAGGTGGTGCCCATGTCTTTTGCCCTGGTTCTTGGCTGGTGCAATGTTATGTACTTTGCCCGAGGATTCCAGATGCTGGGCCCCTTCACCATCATGATCCAGAAG ATGATTTTTGGGGATCTGTTGCGTTTCTGCTGGCTGATGGCTGTGGTCATCCTGGGATTTGCTTCCG CGTTCTATGTCATCTTCCAGACAGAAGACCCGGATGAACTGGGCCATTTCTTTGACTACCCTATGGCACTGTTCAGCACCTTTGAGCTGTTCCTCACAATCATCGATGGTCCTGCCAACTATGATGTAGACCTTCCCTTCATGTACAGTATCACATATGCTGCCTTTGCTATCATTGCCACGCTGCTCATGCTCAACCTGCTCATTGCTATGATGGGTGACACCCACTGGCGAGTGGCCCATGAGAGGGATGAGCTCTGGAGGGCTCAG gtTGTTGCCACCACAGTGATGTTGGAGAGAAAGCTGCCCAGATGCCTCTGGCCTCGATCTGGAATCTGTGGTCGAGAATATGGACTGGGGGACCGTTGGTATCTTCG AGTGGAGGACCGACAAGACCCAAGTCGACAACGAATACATCGATATGCCCATGCCTTCAATCCTTTGATGACTGATGATTTAGACAAAGACTCACTGAGCAAATTGGACTTGACCCCCCATTGTGGTCATCACCGACTAGGAACACCCACCCCCTCCATTTCCCGAAGCACCACTCGAAGCAGTGCCAACTGGGAGAGGCTTCGACGGGGGACTCTGGGGGTAAACTTAAGGGGGGAGATCAATAGGGGCCttgaagatgaggaggggaggGTATATCAAGTCTGA
- the LOC122729465 gene encoding transient receptor potential cation channel subfamily V member 6-like isoform X1, with protein sequence MGVPLPKELGLLPSLWGKICQYLQGRESWDRRLDELNLLQQKRIWESPLLLAAKENDVRALTKLLKFDVCDVHQRGALGETALHVAALYDSFEAAKLLIEVAPDLVTEPMTSELYEGQTALHIAIVNQNVNLVRTLLTRGASVSARATGMAFHQNPHNLIYFGEHPLSFAACVGNEEIVQLLIEFGADIRAQDSLGNTVLHILVFQPNKMFACQMYNTLLAYDEQSGHMKSLDLIPNHQGLTPFKLAGVEGNTVIFQHLLQKRKHVQWTYGPLTSTLYDLTEIDSWGDEQSLLELIVTTKKREARQILDLTPVKELVSLKWRRFGRPYFCVLGAIYVLYMICFTMCCAYRPLKPRNSNRTSLRDITVLQQKLLQQESYVTREDSIRMVGELVSVIGAVAILLLEIPDIFRVGVARYFGQTILGGPFHAIIITYACMVLVTMVMRLTSTSGEVVPMSFALVLGWCNVMYFARGFQMLGPFTIMIQKMIFGDLLRFCWLMAVVILGFASAFYVIFQTEDPDELGHFFDYPMALFSTFELFLTIIDGPANYDVDLPFMYSITYAAFAIIATLLMLNLLIAMMGDTHWRVAHERDELWRAQVVATTVMLERKLPRCLWPRSGICGREYGLGDRWYLRVEDRQDPSRQRIHRYAHAFNPLMTDDLDKDSLSKLDLTPHCGHHRLGTPTPSISRSTTRSSANWERLRRGTLGVNLRGEINRGLEDEEGRVYQV encoded by the exons GATCTGGGAGTCTCCACTGCTCTTagctgccaaggagaatgacgtTCGAGCCCTGACCAAGCTCCTCAAGTTTGACGTCTGTGATGTACACCAGAGAG GGGCCCTGGGGGAGACAGCACTACATGTTGCCGCCCTCTATGACAGTTTTGAGGCAGCCAAGTTGTTGATAGAAGTTGCACCCGACCTGGTGACTGAACCCATGACTTCTGAGCTCTATGAAG GCCAGACAGCACTCCACATAGCGATAGTGAACCAGAATGTGAACTTGGTGCGGACTCTGCTGACCCGAGGTGCTAGCGTCTCTGCCCGAGCCACTGGGATGGCCTTTCACCAGAACCCCCACAACCTCATCTACTTTG gAGAGCACCCTTTGTCCTTTGCTGCCTGTGTGGGCAATGAAGAGATTGTTCAGCTACTTATTGAGTTTGGAGCTGACATCCGAGCCCAGGACTCCTTGG GAAATACGGTGCTTCACATCCTAGTATTCCAGCCCAACAAAATGTTTGCCTGCCAGATGTATAATACATTGCTAGCTTATGATGAGCAGAGTGGTCATATGAAGTCCCTAGACCTCATCCCTAATCACCAAGGCCTCACTCCCTTCAAGCTGGCTGGTGTCGAGGGGAACACTGTG ATATTCCAGCACCtgctacagaagaggaaacatgtCCAGTGGACATACGGACCATTGACCTCCACTCTCTATGACCTCACAGAGATTGACTCCTGGGGAGATGAGCAATCATTGCTTGAACTCATTGTCACAACCAAGAAGAGAGAG gCCCGTCAGATCCTGGACCTGACCCCTGTGAAGGAGCTGGTGAGCCTCAAGTGGAGGAGGTTTGGGAGACCATACTTTTGTGTTCTGGGTGCCATCTATGTTCTCTACATGATCTGCTTTACCATGTGCTGTGCCTACCGTCCCCTCAAGCCTCGGAACAGCAACCGCACCAGCCTACGGGACATTACTGTTCTCCAGCAGAAACTGCTGCAG CAGGAGTCTTATGTGACCCGTGAGGACAGTATCCGAATGGTGGGGGAGCTGGTTTCTGTCATTGGGGCTGTGGCCATCCTACTTCTTGAG ATCCCAGACATCTTCAGGGTTGGGGTTGCTCGGTACTTTGGACAAACTATTCTTGGAGGGCCGTTTCATGCCATCAT CATCACCTATGCCTGCATGGTGCTAGTGACGATGGTGATGCGGCTCACCAGCACATCCGGGGAGGTGGTGCCCATGTCTTTTGCCCTGGTTCTTGGCTGGTGCAATGTTATGTACTTTGCCCGAGGATTCCAGATGCTGGGCCCCTTCACCATCATGATCCAGAAG ATGATTTTTGGGGATCTGTTGCGTTTCTGCTGGCTGATGGCTGTGGTCATCCTGGGATTTGCTTCCG CGTTCTATGTCATCTTCCAGACAGAAGACCCGGATGAACTGGGCCATTTCTTTGACTACCCTATGGCACTGTTCAGCACCTTTGAGCTGTTCCTCACAATCATCGATGGTCCTGCCAACTATGATGTAGACCTTCCCTTCATGTACAGTATCACATATGCTGCCTTTGCTATCATTGCCACGCTGCTCATGCTCAACCTGCTCATTGCTATGATGGGTGACACCCACTGGCGAGTGGCCCATGAGAGGGATGAGCTCTGGAGGGCTCAG gtTGTTGCCACCACAGTGATGTTGGAGAGAAAGCTGCCCAGATGCCTCTGGCCTCGATCTGGAATCTGTGGTCGAGAATATGGACTGGGGGACCGTTGGTATCTTCG AGTGGAGGACCGACAAGACCCAAGTCGACAACGAATACATCGATATGCCCATGCCTTCAATCCTTTGATGACTGATGATTTAGACAAAGACTCACTGAGCAAATTGGACTTGACCCCCCATTGTGGTCATCACCGACTAGGAACACCCACCCCCTCCATTTCCCGAAGCACCACTCGAAGCAGTGCCAACTGGGAGAGGCTTCGACGGGGGACTCTGGGGGTAAACTTAAGGGGGGAGATCAATAGGGGCCttgaagatgaggaggggaggGTATATCAAGTCTGA
- the EPHB6 gene encoding ephrin type-B receptor 6 isoform X1 translates to MSIKGATQPGDKVGDMVWMWVLFLITPALALEEVLLDTTGETSEIGWLTYPPGGWDEVSVLDNQQRLTRTFEACHVAEGLGLGQDNWLQTHFVDRQGAHRAHIRLHFSVRACTSLGVGGGTCRETFTLYYRQAEEPDDPSRASSWHLGPWIKVDTIAADESFPASASSSSWAGGAGLQLNVKERSFGPLTQRGFYVAFQDTGACLALVVVKIFAYSCPAVLQAFASFPETQASGAGGASLVEAVGTCVAQAEPEDDGVGSNLPRLHCNGEGEWMVSVGTCHCRPGYQPAHGDKACQACPMGSFKSMTGAASCMPCPSRSHTAMPGAPVCPCLSGFYRSSSDSPEAPCTGPPSAPRDLWFEVQGSSLMLYWRLPQDLGGRGDVRFNILCRQCGGPHGPESGACHHCGDEVYFDPRQQGLTESRVLIGGLQAHVPYILEVQSLNGVSELSFDPPKTTSINVSIIHEVPPAVPLLHQVSRASDSITVSWPQPDQRHGRILDYQLRYYDQAEDEAHFSILTSESNTATISQLSPGHVYGFQVRARSAAGHGPYGGKVYFQTLPQGELSHMIPERLPLVVGSALGALAFLLLAAITIFAFVFQRKRQRTGYTEPLQQYASPSGLGVKYYTDPSTYEDPSQAVREFTREVDPAYVKIEEVIGPGSFGEVCRGWLQPRGRREQAVAIHTLWASGVESQRGAFLGRAAVLGQFHHPNVLRLEGVVTKSQPLMVLTELMENGPLDSFLRQQEGQFSNLQLVAMQRGVAAAMQYLSSCGFVHRALTAQSVLVNGHLVCKVARLSHGHSDLSPSSQGSQPPLRWAAPEVLTQGKFTTASDVWSFGILMWEVMSYGERPYWDMSDQEVLNAIEQEFRLPPPPGCPNGLHLLMLDTWQQDSAQRPHFDQLVAALDKMIRKPEMLQAGGVHRGRPSQTLLSPVTLDFSSLETPQAWLAAIGMECYQDSFSNVGLCSFNEVAQLGLEDMPALGITLAGHQKKLLHNIHLLQQHLSQPDPVEV, encoded by the exons ATGTCAATTAAAGGGGCCACTCAGCCTGGGGACAAAGTGGGGGATATGGTGTGGATGTGGGTCCTCTTCCTTATAACTCCAGCTTTAGCCCTTGAAG AGGTGTTGCTGGACACTACAGGAGAGACATCTGAGATTGGCTGGCTCACCTACCCACCAGGAGGG TGGGACGAGGTCAGTGTCCTGGATAATCAGCAGCGCCTGACTCGGACATTTGAGGCATGCCATGTAGCAGAGGGCCTAGGCCTTGGACAAGACAACTGGCTACAGACCCATTTTGTGGACCGTCAAGGGGCACATCGGGCACATATTCGGCTCCACTTCTCTGTGAGAGCATGCACCAGCCTGGGAGTGGGTGGAGGCACCTGCCGTGAGACCTTTACCCTCTACTACCGCCAGGCTGAAGAACCCGATGACCCCAGCCGTGCATCATCCTGGCATCTCGGGCCCTGGATCAAGGTGGACACAATTGCTGCAGATGAGAGCTTCCCTGCTtctgcctcttcctcctcttggGCAGGAGGTGCTGGGCTTCAGCTCAATGTCAAAGAGAGGAGCTTTGGGCCATTGACCCAGCGAGGTTTCTACGTGGCCTTCCAGGACACAGGGGCCTGCCTTGCACTTGTAGTTGTGAAGATATTTGCCTATTCCTGTCCTGCTGTGCTTCAAGCCTTTGCTTCCTTTCCTGAGACACAAGCCAGTGGGGCAGGAGGAGCTTCTCTGGTGGAGGCAGTGGGCACCTGTGTGGCACAAGCTGAGCCAGAGGATGATGGAGTGGGAAGCAACCTTCCCAGGCTTCACTGTAATGGTGAAGGCGAGTGGATGGTATCTGTGGGAACCTGCCACTGTCGTCCTGGGTACCAGCCTGCCCACGGCGACAAAGCCTGCCAAG CCTGCCCCATGGGCTCCTTTAAGTCCATGACTGGAGCTGCCTCTTGTATGCCCTGCCCCTCCCGAAGCCACACTGCCATGCCTGGTGCCCCGGTGTGTCCCTGTCTCAGTGGCTTCTACCGGTCCAGCTCTGACTCCCCTGAAGCTCCCTGTACTG GGCCCCCATCAGCACCCCGAGACCTTTGGTTTGAAGTACAGGGCTCGTCTCTGATGCTGTATTGGCGACTGCCCCAAGACCTAGGTGGTCGAGGGGATGTGCGGTTCAACATCTTGTGCAGGCAGTGTGGAGGCCCACATGGTCCAGAGAGTGGGGCTTGTCACCACTGTGGAGATGAAGTGTACTTTGACCCTCGTCAGCAAGGGCTAACTGAAAGCCGAGTGCTGATAGGAGGATTACAGGCCCACGTGCCTTACATCCTGGAAGTGCAGTCTCTCAATGGTGTATCTGAGCTCAGCTTTGATCCTCCAAAGACCACATCCATCAATGTCAGCATCATCCATGAAG TCCCCCCGGCAGTTCCTCTGCTGCACCAGGTGAGCCGGGCATCTGACAGCATCACTGTGTCCTGGCCACAGCCTGACCAACGGCATGGACGCATCCTGGACTATCAGCTCCggtactatgaccag GCAGAAGATGAAGCCCATTTCTCCATACTGACCAGTGAGTCCAACACAGCCACTATATCCCAGCTGAGCCCCGGCCATGTCTACGGTTTTCAGGTTCGGGCACGGAGTGCAGCAGGTCATGGCCCCTACGGGGGCAAAGTCTATTTCCAGACTCTCCCCCAAG GTGAGTTGTCCCACATGATCCCGGAGAGGCTCCCATTGGTGGTTGGTTCTGCCCTGGGTGCTCTTGCCTTCCTCCTGCTGGCAGCCATCACCATCTTTGCCTTCGTCTTCCAGAG GAAGCGTCAACGGACAGGCTACACGGAACCATTACAGCAGTATGCCAGCCCCAGTG GACTTGGAGTGAAATACTACACTGATCCATCCACATATGAAGACCCTAGCCAGGCTGTCAGAGAGTTCACCAGGGAGGTGGATCCTGCATATGTCAAGATTGAAGAAGTCATTGGACCAG GCTCCTTTGGCGAGGTATGCAGAGGCTGGCTGCAGCCTAGAGGACGTCGGGAGCAAGCTGTAGCCATTCATACTCTATGGGCCAGTGGAGTGGAAAGTCAGCGTGGGGCCTTCCTGGGCCGGGCTGCGGTCCTGGGCCAGTTCCATCATCCTAATGTCCTTCGGCTCGAGGGTGTGGTTACCAAGAGTCAGCCCCTTATGGTGCTAACTGAGCTAATGGAGAATGGCCCACTGGACAGTTTTCTCAGG CAACAAGAGGGACAGTTCAGTAACCTGCAGCTCGTGGCTATGCAGCGGGGTGTGGCGGCGGCCATGCAGTACCTGTCCAGTTGTGGCTTTGTACACAGGGCTTTGACTGCCCAGAGTGTGCTGGTCAATGGTCACCTAGTGTGCAAAGTGGCCCGCCTTAGCCACGGCCACAGTGATCTGAGTCCCAGCAGCCAG GGTTCACAACCTCCTCTCCGCTGGGCAGCTCCTGAGGTCCTAACTCAGGGAAAATTCACCACAGCCAGCGACGTCTGGAGCTTTGGGATCCTAATGTGGGAAGTGATGAGTTATGGGGAACGCCCATATTGGGACATGAGTGACCAAGAG GTGCTGAATGCTATAGAGCAGGAGTTCCGTCTTCCTCCACCCCCAGGCTGCCCCAATGGACTGCACCTGCTGATGCTGGATACCTGGCAACAGGATTCTGCCCAGAGGCCTCACTTTGACCAGCTGGTGGCTGCCTTGGACAAGATGATCCGCAAGCCAGAGATGCTACAAGCTGGCGGAGTCCATAGGGGAAG ACCTTCTCAGACCCTTTTGAGTCCCGTGACCTTGGACTTCTCCTCACTGGAAACACCCCAGGCCTGGTTGGCCGCCATCGGCATGGAGTGCTATCAAGACAGCTTCTCCAATGTTGGGCTCTGTAGCTTCAATGAGGTGGCTCAGCTTGGCCTCGA GGATATGCCTGCCTTGGGCATCACTCTGGCTGGACACCAGAAGAAACTCCTGCATAACATCCATCTGCTTCAGCAGCATCTGAGCCAGCCAGACCCAGTGGAAGTCTGA
- the EPHB6 gene encoding ephrin type-B receptor 6 isoform X2, whose amino-acid sequence MSIKGATQPGDKVGDMVWMWVLFLITPALALEGETSEIGWLTYPPGGWDEVSVLDNQQRLTRTFEACHVAEGLGLGQDNWLQTHFVDRQGAHRAHIRLHFSVRACTSLGVGGGTCRETFTLYYRQAEEPDDPSRASSWHLGPWIKVDTIAADESFPASASSSSWAGGAGLQLNVKERSFGPLTQRGFYVAFQDTGACLALVVVKIFAYSCPAVLQAFASFPETQASGAGGASLVEAVGTCVAQAEPEDDGVGSNLPRLHCNGEGEWMVSVGTCHCRPGYQPAHGDKACQACPMGSFKSMTGAASCMPCPSRSHTAMPGAPVCPCLSGFYRSSSDSPEAPCTGPPSAPRDLWFEVQGSSLMLYWRLPQDLGGRGDVRFNILCRQCGGPHGPESGACHHCGDEVYFDPRQQGLTESRVLIGGLQAHVPYILEVQSLNGVSELSFDPPKTTSINVSIIHEVPPAVPLLHQVSRASDSITVSWPQPDQRHGRILDYQLRYYDQAEDEAHFSILTSESNTATISQLSPGHVYGFQVRARSAAGHGPYGGKVYFQTLPQGELSHMIPERLPLVVGSALGALAFLLLAAITIFAFVFQRKRQRTGYTEPLQQYASPSGLGVKYYTDPSTYEDPSQAVREFTREVDPAYVKIEEVIGPGSFGEVCRGWLQPRGRREQAVAIHTLWASGVESQRGAFLGRAAVLGQFHHPNVLRLEGVVTKSQPLMVLTELMENGPLDSFLRQQEGQFSNLQLVAMQRGVAAAMQYLSSCGFVHRALTAQSVLVNGHLVCKVARLSHGHSDLSPSSQGSQPPLRWAAPEVLTQGKFTTASDVWSFGILMWEVMSYGERPYWDMSDQEVLNAIEQEFRLPPPPGCPNGLHLLMLDTWQQDSAQRPHFDQLVAALDKMIRKPEMLQAGGVHRGRPSQTLLSPVTLDFSSLETPQAWLAAIGMECYQDSFSNVGLCSFNEVAQLGLEDMPALGITLAGHQKKLLHNIHLLQQHLSQPDPVEV is encoded by the exons ATGTCAATTAAAGGGGCCACTCAGCCTGGGGACAAAGTGGGGGATATGGTGTGGATGTGGGTCCTCTTCCTTATAACTCCAGCTTTAGCCCTTGAAG GAGAGACATCTGAGATTGGCTGGCTCACCTACCCACCAGGAGGG TGGGACGAGGTCAGTGTCCTGGATAATCAGCAGCGCCTGACTCGGACATTTGAGGCATGCCATGTAGCAGAGGGCCTAGGCCTTGGACAAGACAACTGGCTACAGACCCATTTTGTGGACCGTCAAGGGGCACATCGGGCACATATTCGGCTCCACTTCTCTGTGAGAGCATGCACCAGCCTGGGAGTGGGTGGAGGCACCTGCCGTGAGACCTTTACCCTCTACTACCGCCAGGCTGAAGAACCCGATGACCCCAGCCGTGCATCATCCTGGCATCTCGGGCCCTGGATCAAGGTGGACACAATTGCTGCAGATGAGAGCTTCCCTGCTtctgcctcttcctcctcttggGCAGGAGGTGCTGGGCTTCAGCTCAATGTCAAAGAGAGGAGCTTTGGGCCATTGACCCAGCGAGGTTTCTACGTGGCCTTCCAGGACACAGGGGCCTGCCTTGCACTTGTAGTTGTGAAGATATTTGCCTATTCCTGTCCTGCTGTGCTTCAAGCCTTTGCTTCCTTTCCTGAGACACAAGCCAGTGGGGCAGGAGGAGCTTCTCTGGTGGAGGCAGTGGGCACCTGTGTGGCACAAGCTGAGCCAGAGGATGATGGAGTGGGAAGCAACCTTCCCAGGCTTCACTGTAATGGTGAAGGCGAGTGGATGGTATCTGTGGGAACCTGCCACTGTCGTCCTGGGTACCAGCCTGCCCACGGCGACAAAGCCTGCCAAG CCTGCCCCATGGGCTCCTTTAAGTCCATGACTGGAGCTGCCTCTTGTATGCCCTGCCCCTCCCGAAGCCACACTGCCATGCCTGGTGCCCCGGTGTGTCCCTGTCTCAGTGGCTTCTACCGGTCCAGCTCTGACTCCCCTGAAGCTCCCTGTACTG GGCCCCCATCAGCACCCCGAGACCTTTGGTTTGAAGTACAGGGCTCGTCTCTGATGCTGTATTGGCGACTGCCCCAAGACCTAGGTGGTCGAGGGGATGTGCGGTTCAACATCTTGTGCAGGCAGTGTGGAGGCCCACATGGTCCAGAGAGTGGGGCTTGTCACCACTGTGGAGATGAAGTGTACTTTGACCCTCGTCAGCAAGGGCTAACTGAAAGCCGAGTGCTGATAGGAGGATTACAGGCCCACGTGCCTTACATCCTGGAAGTGCAGTCTCTCAATGGTGTATCTGAGCTCAGCTTTGATCCTCCAAAGACCACATCCATCAATGTCAGCATCATCCATGAAG TCCCCCCGGCAGTTCCTCTGCTGCACCAGGTGAGCCGGGCATCTGACAGCATCACTGTGTCCTGGCCACAGCCTGACCAACGGCATGGACGCATCCTGGACTATCAGCTCCggtactatgaccag GCAGAAGATGAAGCCCATTTCTCCATACTGACCAGTGAGTCCAACACAGCCACTATATCCCAGCTGAGCCCCGGCCATGTCTACGGTTTTCAGGTTCGGGCACGGAGTGCAGCAGGTCATGGCCCCTACGGGGGCAAAGTCTATTTCCAGACTCTCCCCCAAG GTGAGTTGTCCCACATGATCCCGGAGAGGCTCCCATTGGTGGTTGGTTCTGCCCTGGGTGCTCTTGCCTTCCTCCTGCTGGCAGCCATCACCATCTTTGCCTTCGTCTTCCAGAG GAAGCGTCAACGGACAGGCTACACGGAACCATTACAGCAGTATGCCAGCCCCAGTG GACTTGGAGTGAAATACTACACTGATCCATCCACATATGAAGACCCTAGCCAGGCTGTCAGAGAGTTCACCAGGGAGGTGGATCCTGCATATGTCAAGATTGAAGAAGTCATTGGACCAG GCTCCTTTGGCGAGGTATGCAGAGGCTGGCTGCAGCCTAGAGGACGTCGGGAGCAAGCTGTAGCCATTCATACTCTATGGGCCAGTGGAGTGGAAAGTCAGCGTGGGGCCTTCCTGGGCCGGGCTGCGGTCCTGGGCCAGTTCCATCATCCTAATGTCCTTCGGCTCGAGGGTGTGGTTACCAAGAGTCAGCCCCTTATGGTGCTAACTGAGCTAATGGAGAATGGCCCACTGGACAGTTTTCTCAGG CAACAAGAGGGACAGTTCAGTAACCTGCAGCTCGTGGCTATGCAGCGGGGTGTGGCGGCGGCCATGCAGTACCTGTCCAGTTGTGGCTTTGTACACAGGGCTTTGACTGCCCAGAGTGTGCTGGTCAATGGTCACCTAGTGTGCAAAGTGGCCCGCCTTAGCCACGGCCACAGTGATCTGAGTCCCAGCAGCCAG GGTTCACAACCTCCTCTCCGCTGGGCAGCTCCTGAGGTCCTAACTCAGGGAAAATTCACCACAGCCAGCGACGTCTGGAGCTTTGGGATCCTAATGTGGGAAGTGATGAGTTATGGGGAACGCCCATATTGGGACATGAGTGACCAAGAG GTGCTGAATGCTATAGAGCAGGAGTTCCGTCTTCCTCCACCCCCAGGCTGCCCCAATGGACTGCACCTGCTGATGCTGGATACCTGGCAACAGGATTCTGCCCAGAGGCCTCACTTTGACCAGCTGGTGGCTGCCTTGGACAAGATGATCCGCAAGCCAGAGATGCTACAAGCTGGCGGAGTCCATAGGGGAAG ACCTTCTCAGACCCTTTTGAGTCCCGTGACCTTGGACTTCTCCTCACTGGAAACACCCCAGGCCTGGTTGGCCGCCATCGGCATGGAGTGCTATCAAGACAGCTTCTCCAATGTTGGGCTCTGTAGCTTCAATGAGGTGGCTCAGCTTGGCCTCGA GGATATGCCTGCCTTGGGCATCACTCTGGCTGGACACCAGAAGAAACTCCTGCATAACATCCATCTGCTTCAGCAGCATCTGAGCCAGCCAGACCCAGTGGAAGTCTGA